The Helianthus annuus cultivar XRQ/B chromosome 16, HanXRQr2.0-SUNRISE, whole genome shotgun sequence genome includes a window with the following:
- the LOC110917171 gene encoding actin-related protein 2/3 complex subunit 5A: MVDAEDMITRIEQKSRKIESLIKQYRPVEALKTALEGSPPKTKDERCKSANWNVVHRAIMAIKAVDLMFSSLDPEYYDILMKYLYRGLSTGDRPTCEQCLKIHEKLTQKAGLGCILRALSDTVNQVKKEKKNKKVGDLWIGKGASHMEWMALINTLAEVMIVPLNGVKVVVLQVLSV, from the exons ATGGTGGACGCAGAAGACATGATCACAAGGATCGAACAAAAGTCTCGAAAGATCGAGAGTTTAATCAAACA GTACAGGCCGGTAGAAGCACTCAAAACCGCTCTCGAAGGATCTCCACCCAAAACCAAAGATGAAAGATGCAAG TCTGCAAACTGGAATGTGGTGCATAGAGCAATAATGGCAATAAAAGCTGTGGATCTAATGTTTTCCTCTTTGGACCCCGAGTACTATGATATCCTCATGAA GTATTTGTATAGAGGATTGTCTACAGGCGATCGCCCGACCTGTGAACAATGCCTAAAGATTCATGAAAAACTAACACAGAAAGCCGGTCTTGGATGCATTCTACGAGCACTAAGCGATACT GTCAATCAG gttaaaaaagagaaaaaaaacaaGAAAGTTGGCGATTTGTGGATAGGAAAAGGGGCTTCACACATGGAATGGATGGCGCTAATCAATACATTGGCGGAGGTGATGATAGTGCCCCTTAATGGTGTCAAAGTTGTGGTATTACAGGTGTTATCGGTGTGA
- the LOC110916040 gene encoding transcription factor DUO1: MGDRSSNRLNRHYTPHKHTHTLPPSKYYTTHTHTHPQNLETIIECVQLEKCMETRKRKVYDEMGEIKKGPWKTEEDEVLMKHVKDYGAKEWSSIRSKGLLQRTGKSCRLRWVNKLRPDLKSGVKFSAEEERTVIELQGQFGNKWARIATYLPGRTDNDVKNFWSSRQKRLARVLQSPPRPQPPQKSRKLVRETPVLHKVPPFEAPKRSSSTDGESSVTSPKTLSCSSSYCEPIKMMPLPELIDPTPTTTAAATAAAGLLSQDENQPPCPFEYTTIPIEENSCNQPPLLQDFHHIPPPFDTHDIFNQLADPNFFAVFGQSGTSDMVHFPYMPPGGEGESGGSCGREEGNDPIMMAPDTFIDDFPMDMFDNIEPLPSPSEW; this comes from the exons ATGGGCGATAGGAGCAGTAACCGTCTTAACCGTCACTACACCCcccacaaacacacacacacacttccaCCCTCTAAATAttacacaacacacacacacacacatcccCAGAATCTAGAAACAATAATCGAGTGTGTGCAGTTGGAAAAGTGTATGGAAACGAGAAAGAGAAAAGTGTACGATGAAATGGGGGAGATTAAGAAAGGCCCATGGAAAACTGAAGAAGATGAAGTTCTTATGAAGCATGTTAAGGACTACGGGGCCAAAGAGTGGAGCTCCATTCGATCCAAAGGTCTTCTGCAGCGAACCGGGAAGTCGTGTCGCCTTCGTTGGGTTAATAAACTTCGACCCGATCTTAAAAG TGGTGTGAAGTTTTCTGCAGAAGAGGAGAGAACGGTGATCGAATTGCAGGGGCAATTTGGGAACAAATGGGCAAGAATCGCGACGTATTTGCCGGGAAGAACAGACAATGATGTCAAGAATTTCTGGAGTAGCAGACAAAAGAGATTGGCTCGGGTTCTTCAGTCACCGCCTCGACCACAACCGCCACAAAAATCCCGCAAATTGGTCCGGGAAACGCCTGTCCTTCATAAAGTTCCACCCTTTGAG GCTCCAAAAAGAAGTTCTTCAACAGATGGAGAGTCATCAGTAACTTCACCAAAAACATTATCTTGTTCATCATCTTACTGTGAACCTATCAAGATGATGCCACTGCCTGAACTTATTGatcccacccccaccaccactgCAGCCGCCACCGCCGCTGCAGGCTTGCTTAGCCAGGATGAAAACCAACCACCGTGTCCATTCGAGTACACCACCATTCCCATTGAGGAAAACTCTTGTAACCAGCCACCTTTACTACAAGATTTCCATCATATTCCGCCACCTTTCGACACCCATGACATTTTCAACCAGCTGGCAGACCCCAATTTCTTTGCTGTTTTTGGCCAAAGTGGTACTTCTGATATGGTCCACTTCCCTTATATGCCACCAG GTGGTGAAGGAGAGAGTGGTGGGAGCTGTGGAAGGGAAGAGGGCAATGATCCGATAATGATGGCACCCGATACGTTCATTGATGATTTTCCGATGGATATGTTTGATAACATCGAGCCGCTTCCGAGCCCATCTGAGTGGTGA